The sequence below is a genomic window from Streptococcus oralis.
ACTTTCCATATTTCCGTGTTTGTCGAGGTGGATTTCCTTGACGGAACGTTTGCCTTGAAGAACATCTTCATATTGCTTTTCAAGATAGGAAGTTCCCACTCGGTCATTGAGAGAATAGCCTTTTTTGAGATAAGCATCAACTTCCTCTGCCGGAAGTCCTGACTTTTCATTTGAAACGCTACCAACGATTGTTGATAAAGAAGTGTCCAAGACTTTACGATCCCATGAGGTTGAAATGCTGATACCTGGTAATTCCTTGGACGCTGATGCAACGAGAGCAACTTGGGTATCGTCTAAGGCATCCGTAGAAATAGTGCCCGTTGCAAAATTTTCAACGGCATTGAGCTGACTAAAGAGATATATTTCCTTTTTCTGATCATCTGTATAATTAAGTTGACTCACGTCAATGCTTTCAACCGCATTATTGTAAAGTGTCGCTTCCGATAAGCGGTTCCCATCAGAATCCAGGCGTTTATCGCTTGGCAAGGATTCGACTATTTTTTTGTAAACGTCCTGGTCCGCCAAGTAGTAGTCTGCAATCTGTCGATCTGTCAGATCAGGGGAGGTTACATTTACATATGTGAGAAGTTTCTTGGCTGTCTCCTTCAATTCAGCTGCCGTCATTTTATTGTTTCGTGTGAAAGAAACAACCTGCTTGACAGTGTTTTCTACCAAGGGTTTCCCTGCCGCATCATAGATCTGTCCACGAGCCGAACTGGTTGTCACCCTAGTCTGGCTGGCTGAAGCCAACTTTGCTTCATAGAAATCTTTATTCAGTACCTGCATGTATAAAAGTCGACCAATAATAGCCATAAACAGCAGGATAACAATCGCAAACAGTAAATTAAGCCGAATCGGAATCGAATGGCTATTGAATTTTCTCATACAACTAAGTCTCTTTTCTAGAAAAATTCCAGTTTTCCCTGACAAATCCACCTAAAAAATCTAGGATTTGACTAGAAACCAGTACTCTTCATTGTACCATATTTTACGGAGAAACTCTTGGAAAAGGAGAAGCATTTTTTGACTTTTATCTGAAAATGCCTTTTTATTTAGTTATCCTATCTTCTATGATATAATGATGTTAATAAGCAGGCAATCGTCAACTTTTAAGAGTTTGACTCATGAAAAGGAGCTCCATGAAAAAGCAGGATATCGCAACTATTATTGATCTTCATTTTGAAGAATTAACAGAGTTAGAGCAGGAAATCGCTCGTTATTTCTTGCAGGTAGATACGATTGTGGATGATTTATCATCTCAACAAGTTACTCAAAAACTGCATGTCTCCCAAGCTGCCCTTACCCGTTTTGCAAAAAAATGTGGCTTTACTGGCTATCGGGAATTTGTTTTTCAATACCAACACCAGGCTAGCAAACAGGACACTCATTCTCACAAACACAGTCCCTTGACCAAACGTGTGCTTCGAAGCTACAGTAACCTACGGGAACAAACACAGGATTTGATCGACGAAGAACAACTGGAACGAGTCGCCCAGTTAATCGAAGATGCTGAGCGTGTCTACTTCTTTGGAACAGGCAGTTCCGGTCTGATTGCCCGTGAGATGAAACTGCGTTTTATGCGTCTAGGTGTGGTCTGTGAAGCTTTGACCGATCAGGATGGCTTTGCATGGACGACCAGTATCATGGATGAAAACTGTTTGGTGCTTGGTTTTTCCCTATCTGGCACTACCCAATCCGTCCTAGATAGTTTGCTGGATGCCAAGGACATGGGTGCCAAAACCATTCTCTTTACCGGTTCTCCTAGCAAAGACTGTCAGGCCTACACCGAAACAGTCCTTGTCGCAAGTCATAGCCAATCTTCTTACATCCAGCGTATTTCCGCTCAGCTCCCTATGCTCATCTTAATAGACTTGATTTATGCCTATTTTTTAGAAATCAATCGTGAGAGCAAGGAAAAAATTTTTAACAGCTATTGGGAAAATAAAAAACTCAACGGCTATCGTAGACAAAAACGCGCTAGAAAATCCTAGTTTGGTCCAGCCAAACTAGGATTGTTTTGTTTTGAAATGATAATAGGCTCATAGGTGGTTTTTCCAATCTTTCTCTTTGTGCTAATGCCTTCTTTATCTGTGTTTTTCAGTCCTTCCATAAATTCCCCTTTCCTTTTTTAAATTCTTGACAACAAAAAAGGAAGTATCGGCTATTTGCTTTTACTTCCTCTCTCTAATTTTATTTAATTGTTTTACTTTGACAAACTAAGATTTAGATTTTAACCCTTAAGGAAAATAAAACGGGCTATTCTCCTGAAATATGTTCCATAACATTATAGTTTAATGCAAAGTGTAGCTATATAGTCATTTCCATAACGTGATAATCTATTTCTTTTATCACACGATTCATAAAAATCGATCATAGCGAGACCATTTTTCAGTTGTCCTCTAATCTGACTTTCTAAGGTATGGCTAAATTCATATCCATATTCTGGATTGATGGTGATTTTGCCTTCCTCTTCAAGCTCTCTTGAATTAAAAGGTAGTGAAAACTTTAAAAGTAATTCCTCATCAGGTTTGTCCCATACAGTGTCAGCATCATACATGTATATCCAAGGGTTCATAAATCCGACCATTAACAAACCGCCCTTTTTCAATACGCGAGAGGCTTCTTTATACATGTTTTCTAGATCTTCTATATATACATTTGAAACCGGATTAAAAATAATATCAAACGTTTCATCTTCAAATGGAAATGGTTTTGTCATATCGCTTTGAACGGTAGTGATCTTTAAGCCTTCTCTTTTAGCAACCATCTCATCTCTTTCTAATTGTGATTTAGAAAAATCCATTATGGTGACATCATAACCTTTTGCAGCAAAAACTGGACCCTGCTGTCCGCCTCCACAAGCTAAACCTAATATCTTTTTTCCCTTGGCTTTTTCAAACCATTCTGTTGGAACCTTTTCCCCAACAGTTAAGGCAACAGAAATTGGATGTTTTCTAACTTCTTCTAATTCTTCATGTGTCAACGGCTCAGTGTAGTCATTTTTTACATTATTCCATCTATCTTCATTTAATTTTATATAATTGTTCATCTTACCATCTCCTCGTAATTTTATAGTATTTTGATTTAAGGTGAATATGTTGCCATTGCATTTTTCTCACCTTTACAAATTCTAATTTGTCAATTTCTCGTCCATTTCATTATATCACTTTTCAATATTTTCTCATTTACTCAAGCTAAATATCAATTAAATGGTTGATAGAATTGCCCTCGCCTTAACTTCTCATGCAAGGCGGTTATTTTCTCCTAGTTTCTCACGATTACCTCCTTTCGCTCAAATTTTTCAATAAAAAAAGAATTAAGCAAAACAGTTTTCACTCAAGTAGTGATTAAGTGTTCTTCTTAATTCTATAGTTCCAAACTAGGATTGTTTTGTTTTGAAATGGTAATATGCACCTAGCATCCCTGCTGTATTTTGGTGATGGGCAAATTCCAATCGTGTTTTTTCAGCTAGACTTGGTACCAAGGCCGC
It includes:
- a CDS encoding MurR/RpiR family transcriptional regulator, which codes for MKKQDIATIIDLHFEELTELEQEIARYFLQVDTIVDDLSSQQVTQKLHVSQAALTRFAKKCGFTGYREFVFQYQHQASKQDTHSHKHSPLTKRVLRSYSNLREQTQDLIDEEQLERVAQLIEDAERVYFFGTGSSGLIAREMKLRFMRLGVVCEALTDQDGFAWTTSIMDENCLVLGFSLSGTTQSVLDSLLDAKDMGAKTILFTGSPSKDCQAYTETVLVASHSQSSYIQRISAQLPMLILIDLIYAYFLEINRESKEKIFNSYWENKKLNGYRRQKRARKS
- a CDS encoding class I SAM-dependent methyltransferase produces the protein MNNYIKLNEDRWNNVKNDYTEPLTHEELEEVRKHPISVALTVGEKVPTEWFEKAKGKKILGLACGGGQQGPVFAAKGYDVTIMDFSKSQLERDEMVAKREGLKITTVQSDMTKPFPFEDETFDIIFNPVSNVYIEDLENMYKEASRVLKKGGLLMVGFMNPWIYMYDADTVWDKPDEELLLKFSLPFNSRELEEEGKITINPEYGYEFSHTLESQIRGQLKNGLAMIDFYESCDKRNRLSRYGNDYIATLCIKL